From Halorubrum salinarum, the proteins below share one genomic window:
- a CDS encoding GNAT family N-acetyltransferase: MSADRPAIRRLPLDEAALRRYAADLWLPYNRDLADAVAAHDLADWPAERFVERHVAFARDRLEEAGSRGWVAATAGDGADDAGVDPATADVTDPALDLVGLLMTSVDECPDPFERPDRLVIGEIYVAEPFRGTGLAERFVERAVADARDHGCEQLRLDVDVDNERAVAFYERIGFEDYRKQMTMAVDPE; encoded by the coding sequence ATGTCCGCCGATCGACCCGCGATCCGACGGTTACCGCTCGACGAGGCGGCCCTCCGCCGGTACGCGGCCGACCTGTGGCTCCCGTACAACCGCGACCTCGCCGACGCCGTGGCGGCCCACGACCTCGCCGACTGGCCCGCGGAGCGCTTCGTCGAGCGACACGTGGCGTTCGCCCGGGACCGACTAGAGGAGGCGGGGAGCCGCGGCTGGGTCGCCGCGACCGCCGGCGACGGCGCGGACGACGCCGGAGTCGACCCCGCGACCGCCGACGTGACCGACCCCGCCCTCGACCTCGTGGGGCTGCTGATGACGAGCGTCGACGAGTGTCCCGACCCGTTCGAGCGCCCGGACCGACTGGTGATCGGCGAGATATACGTCGCGGAGCCGTTCCGCGGCACCGGCCTTGCCGAGCGGTTCGTTGAGCGCGCGGTCGCCGACGCCCGCGACCACGGCTGCGAACAGCTCCGGCTCGACGTCGACGTCGACAACGAGCGGGCCGTGGCGTTCTACGAGCGGATCGGGTTCGAGGACTACCGCAAGCAGATGACGATGGCGGTCGACCCCGAGTGA
- a CDS encoding metallophosphoesterase, translating into MARVEPVVGEPAAVADLGGERALLVADVHAGIEVGLRYERGVELDSRADARRERLCGLIAETDADRLVVLGDLAHRIGAPDGDEREELETLVRAVTDRVPMTLVEGNHDAGVAETFADDLDVIGPEGGLLGDSSGAVGVCHGHTWPDPDLLDADVVCTGHEHPQVRLEDAVGGSRVERAWLRGELDPAAFTESGDEGDRAADSPELVVFPAFNERSGGTWVNVEGQSFLAPYLPAALPAADAYLLDGTRLGDYRRV; encoded by the coding sequence ATGGCGCGGGTGGAGCCGGTCGTCGGCGAGCCGGCCGCCGTGGCCGACCTCGGCGGCGAGCGCGCGCTGCTCGTCGCCGACGTCCACGCCGGCATCGAGGTCGGCCTGCGCTACGAGCGCGGCGTCGAACTGGACTCCCGCGCCGACGCGCGCCGCGAGCGGCTCTGCGGGCTGATCGCCGAGACCGACGCCGACCGGCTCGTGGTCCTCGGCGACCTCGCGCACCGCATCGGCGCGCCCGACGGCGACGAGCGCGAGGAACTGGAGACGCTGGTCCGCGCCGTCACCGACCGCGTCCCGATGACGCTCGTCGAGGGGAACCACGACGCGGGCGTCGCGGAGACGTTCGCGGACGACCTCGACGTGATCGGTCCCGAGGGCGGGCTGCTCGGCGACTCCTCGGGGGCCGTCGGCGTCTGCCACGGCCACACCTGGCCGGACCCCGACCTCCTCGACGCCGACGTGGTGTGTACCGGCCACGAACACCCGCAGGTGCGGCTGGAGGACGCGGTCGGCGGCTCGCGCGTCGAGCGCGCGTGGCTCCGCGGGGAGCTCGACCCCGCGGCGTTCACCGAGTCGGGCGACGAGGGTGACCGCGCGGCCGACTCGCCGGAACTCGTCGTCTTCCCCGCGTTCAACGAACGCTCGGGCGGGACCTGGGTCAACGTCGAGGGGCAGTCGTTCCTCGCGCCGTACCTCCCCGCCGCGTTGCCCGCCGCCGACGCGTACCTGCTCGACGGGACGCGGCTCGGCGACTACCGACGGGTCTGA
- a CDS encoding thiolase family protein: MERVAIVGASMTRFGQRDAWVRELLAEAGAAALDDAGADGDDLDHLYVSNMASGEFEGQTGVPNALAHDLAAQPAYTARIDQTSSSGGAGVYAAWQSVASGASDLTMLVGGEKMTHRTTAEATDVIASLTHPVEYKHGVTLPSFAGLTARLYLDEYDAPRESLGKVAVKNHRNGVDNPHAQFRKEVDLDTVLDSPVVADPLRLYDFCPITDGSAALVFCPESVAEEYAPDGSYAVISGIGGATDTHVVHERADPTTMGGVVDSSEVAYEMAGIGPDDVDVAELHDMFTILEFLQSEDLGFFEKGEGWKAVEEGVTDRDGDLPINTSGGLKSKGHPLGASGVAQVYEIFKQVTGDAGPRQVEADTGLACNVGGFGNCVTTTILEGSQ, translated from the coding sequence ATGGAACGCGTAGCGATCGTCGGCGCGTCGATGACCAGGTTCGGGCAGCGCGACGCCTGGGTGCGCGAGCTGCTGGCGGAGGCGGGCGCGGCCGCGCTCGACGACGCCGGCGCCGACGGCGACGACCTCGATCACCTGTACGTCTCGAACATGGCCAGCGGCGAGTTCGAGGGCCAGACCGGCGTCCCGAACGCACTCGCCCACGACCTCGCCGCGCAGCCGGCCTACACCGCGCGGATCGACCAGACCTCCTCGTCGGGCGGCGCGGGCGTGTACGCCGCGTGGCAGTCGGTCGCGTCCGGCGCGAGCGACCTCACGATGCTCGTCGGCGGCGAGAAGATGACCCACCGGACGACCGCGGAGGCGACCGACGTGATCGCGTCGCTCACGCACCCGGTCGAGTACAAGCACGGCGTGACGCTCCCCTCGTTCGCGGGGCTCACCGCGCGGCTCTACCTCGACGAGTACGACGCGCCACGCGAGAGCCTCGGGAAGGTCGCAGTGAAGAACCACAGGAACGGGGTCGACAACCCCCACGCGCAGTTTCGGAAGGAGGTCGACCTCGACACCGTCCTCGACTCGCCGGTCGTCGCCGACCCCCTCCGGCTGTACGACTTCTGTCCGATCACGGACGGCTCGGCGGCGCTCGTGTTCTGTCCGGAATCCGTCGCCGAGGAGTACGCACCGGACGGCAGCTACGCCGTGATCAGCGGGATCGGCGGCGCGACCGACACCCACGTCGTCCACGAGCGCGCGGACCCGACGACGATGGGCGGGGTCGTCGACTCCTCCGAGGTCGCCTACGAGATGGCCGGCATCGGTCCGGACGACGTGGACGTGGCGGAGCTCCACGACATGTTCACCATTCTGGAGTTCCTCCAGAGCGAGGACCTCGGCTTCTTCGAGAAGGGCGAGGGGTGGAAGGCGGTCGAGGAGGGCGTCACCGACCGCGACGGCGACCTGCCGATCAACACCTCGGGCGGGCTCAAGTCGAAGGGCCACCCCCTCGGGGCGAGCGGCGTCGCGCAGGTGTACGAGATATTCAAGCAGGTCACGGGCGACGCCGGCCCGCGACAGGTCGAGGCCGACACGGGCCTCGCCTGTAACGTCGGCGGGTTCGGGAACTGCGTGACCACCACCATCTTGGAGGGAAGCCAATGA
- a CDS encoding PhlB family protein encodes MSDNETTDGEDGASPGEEPTFEAAEYADGTVTYPPHTVSPDGAERVGTVDLREYEGRVVTWTTSTATPPGVREPNTLVIVEFEMGDDYDGPPVRALGQVAERDDAGAGDDGGAEDGEQFDVAIGDRVKPVHAGELREPGAGIREPESQDWDGFRFRPVE; translated from the coding sequence ATGAGCGACAACGAGACGACCGACGGCGAAGACGGGGCATCGCCCGGCGAGGAACCGACCTTCGAGGCGGCGGAGTACGCGGACGGGACGGTCACCTACCCGCCCCACACCGTGAGCCCGGACGGCGCCGAGCGCGTCGGGACGGTCGACCTCCGCGAGTACGAGGGCCGGGTCGTCACGTGGACGACCTCGACCGCGACGCCGCCGGGCGTCCGCGAGCCCAACACCCTCGTAATCGTCGAGTTCGAGATGGGCGACGACTACGACGGGCCGCCGGTCCGGGCGCTCGGACAGGTAGCTGAGCGGGACGACGCGGGAGCCGGCGACGACGGGGGGGCCGAGGATGGTGAGCAGTTCGACGTCGCCATCGGCGACCGCGTCAAGCCCGTCCACGCCGGCGAACTGCGCGAGCCGGGAGCCGGCATCCGCGAGCCGGAGAGCCAGGACTGGGACGGGTTCCGGTTCCGCCCGGTCGAGTAG
- a CDS encoding 30S ribosomal protein S3ae — MSERSVSKSREQKRWYTVLAPEQFDRQELGETLAEEPQQVVGRTITTTLDQLTGDSNANNTKLTFKITDVGSDSAYTEFIKYELTRDYLRSLVRRGASKVEASITVLTTDDYRIRVQPVALTTKKADRSQEKAIRRVMIDKVHAAAEERTFEAFVDAIVDGNLSSAIYGDAKEIYPLRRVEVQKLTLEARPSEVAAEEEASVDVDADEVAVDADE; from the coding sequence ATGAGCGAACGATCCGTATCCAAGAGCAGAGAACAGAAGCGCTGGTACACCGTGCTGGCGCCCGAACAGTTCGACCGGCAGGAGCTCGGCGAGACCCTCGCCGAGGAGCCCCAGCAGGTCGTCGGCCGCACGATCACGACGACGCTCGACCAGCTGACGGGCGACTCCAACGCGAACAACACGAAGCTGACCTTCAAGATCACCGACGTGGGCAGCGACTCGGCGTACACCGAGTTCATCAAGTACGAGCTGACGCGCGACTACCTGCGCTCGCTCGTCCGCCGCGGCGCCTCGAAGGTCGAGGCGTCGATCACGGTGCTGACGACGGACGACTACCGCATCCGCGTCCAGCCCGTCGCGCTGACGACGAAGAAGGCGGACCGCTCCCAGGAGAAGGCGATCCGCCGCGTGATGATCGACAAGGTCCACGCCGCCGCCGAGGAGCGCACCTTCGAGGCGTTCGTCGACGCCATCGTCGACGGGAACCTCTCGTCGGCCATCTACGGCGACGCCAAGGAGATCTACCCGCTCCGCCGCGTCGAGGTCCAGAAGCTGACCCTCGAAGCGCGCCCGAGCGAGGTCGCCGCCGAGGAGGAGGCGTCCGTCGACGTCGACGCCGACGAAGTCGCGGTCGACGCCGACGAGTAA
- a CDS encoding DUF7510 family protein — MDEIDVDARITDDRTVIDVTGTRDVAVVVRSADGERIYLPPEGFDDPVGGSPYTSPYQGAGAGGEESPYGGTTGSTRGVMETADGFRVTHPQPVTEFDVYRGDED, encoded by the coding sequence ATGGACGAGATCGACGTCGACGCGCGGATCACCGACGACCGCACGGTCATCGACGTGACAGGAACGAGAGACGTCGCCGTCGTCGTGCGGTCCGCGGACGGCGAGCGGATCTACCTCCCGCCGGAGGGGTTCGACGACCCGGTCGGGGGGTCGCCGTACACCTCGCCGTATCAGGGCGCCGGCGCCGGCGGCGAGGAGAGCCCGTACGGCGGGACGACCGGCAGCACGCGCGGCGTGATGGAGACCGCGGACGGCTTCCGGGTCACACACCCGCAGCCGGTAACGGAGTTCGACGTGTATCGGGGCGACGAGGACTGA
- a CDS encoding putative phosphothreonine lyase domain-containing protein, producing MVTDRSPTAIDEAGWHWLRVKHVTGFPRQARDAYFPTHDVIRPAATTEADLPGVDRARADALPTDPETVRDADRLALETTYLSGKWLVERPAGAVDDLWEGVVDDVAAGRLWDAKVTTRAGCEAFGETDHVVLVFTPNYFDRADVDRVRRRLRDAHGVTEEIRYRPDVYTLDRVHAERLGPLTDSDASRFRA from the coding sequence ATGGTCACCGACCGGTCGCCGACCGCGATCGACGAGGCCGGGTGGCACTGGCTCCGGGTCAAGCACGTGACCGGGTTCCCGCGACAGGCCCGCGACGCCTACTTCCCGACTCACGATGTGATCCGACCAGCCGCGACGACCGAGGCCGACCTGCCGGGGGTCGACCGGGCGCGGGCGGACGCGCTCCCGACCGACCCCGAGACGGTCCGCGACGCCGACCGACTCGCGCTGGAGACGACGTACCTGAGCGGCAAGTGGCTCGTCGAGCGCCCCGCGGGAGCGGTCGACGACCTCTGGGAGGGCGTGGTCGACGACGTCGCTGCCGGGCGGCTCTGGGACGCGAAGGTCACGACCCGCGCCGGCTGCGAGGCCTTCGGCGAGACGGACCACGTGGTGCTGGTGTTCACTCCGAACTACTTCGACCGCGCGGACGTCGACCGGGTGCGGCGCCGGCTCCGGGACGCTCACGGCGTGACCGAGGAGATACGGTACCGCCCGGACGTCTACACGCTCGACAGGGTCCACGCGGAGCGGCTCGGGCCGCTCACCGACAGCGACGCGTCGCGGTTCCGTGCCTGA
- a CDS encoding DNA-directed RNA polymerase subunit L, whose product MELRVIEKTDTELHIEIAGEDHTFMNVLKGALLESDDVAAATYDMNPEQSGGQTEPVLTVKAEEGDPLDVLADAAGSITERTDALRDAVRAA is encoded by the coding sequence ATGGAACTGCGGGTCATCGAGAAGACCGACACGGAACTCCACATCGAGATCGCGGGCGAGGACCACACGTTCATGAACGTGCTGAAGGGCGCCCTGCTGGAGTCGGACGACGTCGCGGCCGCGACCTACGACATGAACCCCGAGCAGTCCGGGGGGCAGACCGAGCCCGTCCTCACGGTCAAGGCCGAGGAGGGCGACCCGCTCGACGTGCTCGCGGACGCCGCCGGCTCGATCACCGAGCGCACCGACGCGCTGCGCGACGCGGTCCGCGCGGCCTGA
- a CDS encoding bacteriorhodopsin, whose translation MTGAVTTAYWIAAVGFLVGLGITAALYAKLNGSEHRGRLAALAVIPGFAGLAYVGMALGVGTVTVNGNELVGLRYVDWIVTTPLLVGFIGYVAGASRRAIAGVMVADALMIAFGAGAVVAGGTLRWVLFGVSALFHVTLFAYLYVIFPRSVPDDPMQRGLFSLLKNHVGLLWLAYPFVWLMGPSGIGFTGAVGAALTYAFLDVLAKVPYVYFFYARRQAFTDVVSAAAADRDAAAPSLGDETPTGAD comes from the coding sequence ACCACCGCGTACTGGATCGCGGCCGTCGGCTTCCTCGTCGGCCTCGGGATCACGGCGGCGCTGTACGCGAAGCTCAACGGGTCGGAGCACCGCGGCCGACTGGCGGCGCTGGCGGTGATCCCCGGGTTCGCCGGGCTCGCGTACGTCGGGATGGCGCTCGGAGTCGGGACCGTGACGGTGAACGGGAACGAGCTGGTCGGGCTCCGCTACGTCGACTGGATCGTCACCACGCCGCTGCTCGTCGGGTTCATCGGCTACGTCGCCGGCGCGTCGCGCCGCGCCATCGCGGGCGTGATGGTCGCCGACGCGCTGATGATCGCGTTCGGGGCCGGCGCGGTCGTCGCCGGCGGGACGCTCAGGTGGGTGCTGTTCGGCGTCTCGGCGCTGTTCCACGTCACGCTGTTCGCGTACCTGTACGTGATATTCCCGCGGTCGGTCCCCGACGACCCGATGCAGCGGGGGCTGTTCAGCCTGCTGAAGAACCACGTCGGGCTGCTGTGGCTCGCGTACCCGTTCGTCTGGCTGATGGGCCCGTCGGGGATCGGGTTCACCGGCGCGGTGGGCGCCGCGCTGACGTACGCCTTCCTCGACGTGCTGGCGAAGGTGCCGTACGTCTACTTCTTTTACGCGCGGCGGCAGGCGTTCACCGACGTGGTGTCCGCCGCGGCCGCGGACCGCGACGCCGCGGCCCCGTCGCTCGGCGACGAGACGCCGACCGGGGCCGACTGA
- a CDS encoding GNAT family N-acetyltransferase — translation MTPTVRRLREADVRPLVEELWLPFAREMEPVAERNRLADDVDLVAAGVAHREDRLDDDEALTWVAVDGGDLVGYAAASVESSAPAFAAGDRLHVGELYVREPYRGEGVAGDLCDRVDAAAAARGCERVTLDVDAGNERARAFYEKRGFDVARHRMVDRVDEK, via the coding sequence GTGACCCCGACCGTCAGGCGGCTCCGTGAGGCGGACGTGCGGCCGCTTGTCGAGGAGCTGTGGCTGCCGTTCGCCCGCGAGATGGAGCCGGTCGCCGAGCGGAACCGCCTCGCCGACGACGTGGACCTCGTCGCCGCGGGCGTGGCGCACCGCGAGGACCGCCTCGACGACGACGAGGCGCTGACGTGGGTCGCCGTCGACGGCGGCGACCTCGTCGGCTACGCCGCCGCGAGCGTCGAGTCGTCCGCGCCCGCGTTCGCCGCCGGCGACCGGCTTCACGTCGGCGAGCTGTACGTCCGCGAGCCGTACCGCGGCGAGGGCGTCGCCGGCGACCTCTGCGACCGGGTCGACGCGGCGGCCGCGGCCCGCGGCTGCGAGCGCGTGACGCTCGACGTGGACGCGGGCAACGAGCGCGCCAGGGCGTTCTACGAGAAGCGGGGGTTCGACGTGGCGCGGCACCGCATGGTCGACCGCGTCGACGAGAAGTGA
- a CDS encoding glycosyltransferase family 4 protein produces the protein MLGWGFPPNITGGLDVHVGELFTGLRDELGVEVTLVLPAEFAPDDEPGLEPVETGEGDVAARVGELSDRFAELAPDHDVIHTHDWFGYGPGRAAARASDATWVSSFHSLASDRNIDPPSREVETERRLANAADTNIAVSEIVRSDIRELYDADSRVVYNGFSTPTFSGKDVRGDLGIDGEMLFFVGRHTDQKGISHLLYAVKKLRGRDVTLVVGGSGHQTDQLKRFAELLGIDDRVEFVGYVPEAELGDYYAASDAFVSPSYAEPFGITITEALEAGTQVVATPSGVAEVLPDGCLVEVATDSESIVHGLIEALDREEPPEYERREWLDVAEDTLAVYEDVA, from the coding sequence ATGCTGGGGTGGGGGTTCCCGCCGAACATCACCGGCGGGCTCGACGTCCACGTAGGGGAACTGTTCACCGGGCTCCGCGACGAACTCGGGGTCGAGGTCACCCTGGTGTTGCCCGCGGAGTTCGCCCCCGACGACGAGCCGGGGCTCGAACCCGTCGAGACCGGCGAGGGCGACGTCGCGGCGCGCGTCGGCGAGCTCTCCGACCGCTTCGCCGAGCTCGCGCCCGACCACGACGTGATCCACACGCACGACTGGTTCGGGTACGGCCCCGGCCGCGCCGCCGCCCGCGCGTCCGACGCCACCTGGGTCTCCTCGTTCCACTCGCTGGCGAGCGACCGCAACATCGACCCGCCGAGCCGCGAGGTCGAGACCGAGCGCCGCCTCGCGAACGCCGCCGACACGAACATCGCGGTCAGCGAGATCGTCCGCTCGGACATCCGGGAGCTGTACGACGCGGACTCGCGGGTCGTGTACAACGGCTTCTCGACGCCGACGTTCTCAGGCAAGGACGTGCGCGGGGACCTCGGTATCGACGGCGAGATGCTGTTCTTCGTCGGGCGCCACACCGACCAGAAAGGGATCTCCCACCTCCTGTACGCGGTCAAGAAGCTGCGCGGCCGCGACGTGACGCTCGTCGTCGGCGGCTCCGGCCACCAGACCGACCAGCTCAAGCGGTTCGCTGAGCTGCTCGGCATCGACGACCGCGTCGAGTTCGTCGGCTACGTCCCCGAGGCGGAGCTCGGCGACTACTACGCCGCCTCGGACGCGTTCGTCTCGCCGTCGTACGCGGAGCCGTTCGGGATCACGATCACGGAGGCGCTGGAGGCCGGGACGCAGGTCGTCGCGACCCCGTCCGGCGTCGCGGAGGTGCTCCCCGACGGCTGCCTCGTCGAGGTCGCGACGGACTCGGAGTCGATCGTCCACGGGCTCATCGAGGCGCTCGACCGCGAGGAGCCGCCGGAGTACGAGCGCCGCGAGTGGCTTGACGTGGCCGAGGACACGCTCGCCGTGTACGAAGACGTCGCCTGA
- a CDS encoding Single-stranded DNA binding protein, producing the protein MDVNSHAEELASDLGVDKEEVKADLQNLLEYSVPIDEAKQSVRRKHGGGGGGSSPTPDAVDVGEITTENDGVTVTVRVLTQGTRTIRYQGDDLTIREGEVADETGVISYTAWQDFGFEPGDSLTIGNAGVREWEGEPELNLNDSTTVAIADEPVEVDREVGGDRSLVDIAAGDRGRNVEVRVLEVDEKTISGRDGETEILEGVVGDETAKLPFTDWQPRSEITVGADLRIEDVYVREFRGVPSINLTEFSTVTPLPDPVEVAEDAPRLSIADAVGSGGMFDVEVVGNVLEVRDGSGLIERCPECGRVVQNGQCRSHGDVDGEDDLRVKAILDDGTDTVTVVLDDELTAEVYGGGLDDALDAAKDAMDKQVVADDIADSLVGRAYRVRGNLSVDDYGATLDAVEFALADDDPAEHARAALAEVGE; encoded by the coding sequence ATGGACGTCAACAGCCATGCCGAGGAGCTCGCCTCCGACCTCGGCGTCGACAAAGAGGAGGTCAAAGCCGACCTACAGAACCTACTGGAGTACAGCGTCCCCATCGACGAGGCGAAACAGAGCGTCCGCCGGAAGCACGGCGGGGGCGGCGGCGGGTCGTCGCCGACGCCCGACGCCGTCGACGTGGGCGAGATAACCACCGAGAACGACGGCGTGACGGTCACCGTCCGCGTGCTGACGCAGGGGACGCGCACCATCCGATATCAGGGCGACGACCTCACGATCCGCGAGGGGGAGGTCGCCGACGAGACCGGCGTCATCTCCTACACCGCGTGGCAGGACTTCGGCTTCGAGCCGGGCGACTCGCTGACGATCGGCAACGCCGGCGTCCGCGAGTGGGAGGGGGAGCCGGAGCTCAACCTCAACGACTCGACGACGGTCGCCATCGCCGACGAGCCCGTCGAGGTCGACCGCGAGGTCGGCGGCGACCGGAGCCTCGTCGACATCGCGGCCGGCGACCGCGGCCGCAACGTCGAGGTCCGCGTGCTGGAGGTCGACGAGAAGACCATCTCCGGACGCGACGGCGAGACGGAGATCTTAGAGGGTGTCGTCGGCGACGAGACGGCGAAGCTCCCCTTCACCGACTGGCAGCCCCGCTCCGAGATAACGGTCGGCGCGGACCTCCGCATCGAGGACGTGTACGTCCGGGAGTTCCGCGGCGTCCCCTCGATCAACCTCACGGAGTTCTCGACGGTCACCCCGCTCCCCGACCCCGTCGAGGTCGCCGAGGACGCACCCCGGCTGTCGATCGCCGACGCGGTCGGCTCCGGCGGCATGTTCGACGTCGAGGTCGTCGGGAACGTGCTGGAGGTCCGGGACGGCTCCGGGCTCATCGAGCGCTGCCCCGAGTGCGGCCGCGTCGTCCAGAACGGCCAGTGTCGGAGCCACGGCGACGTGGACGGCGAGGACGACCTGCGCGTGAAGGCCATCCTCGACGACGGCACCGACACGGTGACCGTCGTCCTCGACGACGAGCTCACCGCCGAGGTGTACGGCGGCGGGCTCGACGACGCCCTCGATGCCGCGAAGGACGCGATGGACAAGCAGGTCGTCGCCGACGACATCGCCGACTCGCTCGTCGGGCGCGCCTACCGCGTCCGCGGGAACCTCTCGGTCGACGACTACGGCGCCACCCTCGACGCGGTCGAGTTCGCGCTCGCCGACGACGACCCGGCCGAGCACGCCCGCGCCGCGCTCGCGGAGGTGGGCGAATGA
- a CDS encoding KEOPS complex subunit Pcc1, whose product MAGDASPGADAARSATVRTEHADAATVAAALAPDETDSMRTRVDGDVVACAVERPTTGGLQSTLDDHLVNLRVADRVIERARDHATAATDADAANADSLDSADEPQTTDTDTQPDT is encoded by the coding sequence ATGGCGGGCGACGCCTCGCCGGGCGCCGACGCGGCACGGAGCGCGACGGTCCGGACCGAGCACGCCGACGCCGCGACGGTCGCGGCCGCGCTCGCCCCGGACGAGACCGACTCGATGCGCACGCGCGTCGACGGCGACGTCGTCGCCTGCGCGGTCGAGCGGCCGACCACCGGGGGACTCCAGTCGACGCTGGACGACCACCTCGTGAACCTGCGGGTCGCCGACCGCGTGATCGAACGCGCACGCGACCACGCGACCGCCGCTACGGACGCCGACGCCGCGAACGCCGACTCCCTCGACTCCGCAGACGAACCGCAGACGACCGACACCGACACACAACCCGACACATGA